The following are encoded together in the Chanodichthys erythropterus isolate Z2021 chromosome 16, ASM2448905v1, whole genome shotgun sequence genome:
- the egfra gene encoding epidermal growth factor receptor isoform X4: protein MAGPTEIGLIFTLLLSWSFCATPEKKVCQGANNKLALLGTVDDHYQILVKMYSNCTVVLENLEITYMTEKHDLSFLRSIQEVGGYVLIGINSAPSIPLENLRIIRGHSLYDDKFALAVLSNSNSSIGQGMNQLPLTSLTEILKGGIKFTGNNHLCNMETIQWTDILNMKSQPKNEIQNFTSQRQCKKCDPSCHNGSCWGPGPQNCQTMTKVICAEQCSGRCKGPKPIDCCNEHCAAGCTGPKPTDCLACKDFQDEGTCKDACPRLMLYDPNTHQLAPNPDGKYSFGATCIKICPHNYVVTDHGACVRTCSPGTYEVDEGGVRKCKKCDGLCPKVCNGLGMGPLTNVLSINASNIDSFENCTKISGGVTILPTTFRGDQHTKTPVLDPVKLNVFRTVKEITGYLVIQQWPESMSSLSAFENLEVIRGRTKQQGAFSFAVTQTKITHLGLRSLREISDGDVVIGHNQHLCYTSHDHWKRLFKSEHQSVRVTANANATTCANRNSTCDEMCTADGCWGPGPTMCFVCKHYSRKKHCVASCNLLAGRARREPGSRTKSPALSPPGYKKE from the exons TGTGCCAGGGAGCGAACAACAAACTGGCCCTTCTGGGAACAGTGGATGACCATTATCAGATTCTGGTAAAAATGTACAGCAACTGCACCGTGGTTTTGGAAAACCTGGaaatcacatatatgacagaaaAACATGACTTGTCTTTTCTCAGG AGCATTCAAGAAGTTGGTGGTTATGTTCTTATTGGGATCAACTCTGCTCCCAGCATCCCCCTTGAGAATCTGCGTATCATTCGTGGCCACTCCCTTTATGATGACAAATTTGCCTTAGCTGTCCTCTCAAACTCTAACAGCAGCATCGGACAAGGCATGAACCAGTTACCACTGACTAGCTTAACTG AAATACTGAAGGGTGGAATAAAATTTACTGGTAACAATCATTTATGTAACATGGAGACCATCCAGTGGACTGACATTCTGAACATGAAGAGCCAGcctaaaaatgaaatacaaaacTTCACATCACAGAGACAGT GTAAGAAGTGTGACCCGAGCTGTCACAATGGTTCCTGTTGGGGCCCTGGCCCTCAAAACTGCCAAACAA TGACTAAGGTGATCTGTGCGGAGCAGTGCTCAGGCAGGTGTAAGGGACCCAAACCCATTGACTGCTGCAATGAACATTGTGCTGCAGGCTGCACTGGACCCAAACCAACCGACTGCCTG GCCTGTAAGGACTTCCAGGATGAAGGGACATGTAAGGACGCATGTCCACGGCTCATGCTCTACGACCCCAACACCCACCAGCTCGCTCCCAACCCCGACGGGAAGTACAGCTTTGGGGCAACGTGCATCAAGATATGCCCAC ACAACTATGTCGTGACAGATCATGGGGCATGTGTAAGAACATGCAGCCCTGGCACCTATGAGGTGGATGAGGGTGGAGTTCGGAAATGTAAGAAGTGTGATGGCCTGTGTCCAAAAG TTTGCAATGGGCTTGGAATGGGGCCTTTGACCAATGTCCTGTCAATCAATGCCAGCAACATCGACTCCTTTGAGAACTGCACAAAAATCAGTGGAGGTGTTACAATCCTTCCCACAACATTCAGAGG tgaccaGCATACTAAAACTCCAGTACTGGACCCAGTCAAGCTCAATGTGTTCAGAACTGTAAAAGAAATCACTG GCTACCTGGTGATTCAGCAGTGGCCGGAAAGCATGTCATCCCTCAGCGCCTTTGAAAACCTTGAGGTCATCCGTGGACGGACAAAACAACA AGGTGCGTTCAGCTTTGCTGTCACCCAAACTAAAATCACACATTTGGGCCTGCGGTCTCTGAGGGAGATCAGTGATGGTGATGTGGTCATCGGTCACAATCAGCATCTCTGCTACACCAGCCATGACCACTGGAAACGcctcttcaaatctgaacatcagaGTGTCAGAGTGACAGCAAATGCTAATGCTACCACCTGCG cGAATCGGAACAGCACGTGTGATGAGATGTGCACGGCTGATGGCTGCTGGGGTCCTGGTCCCACTATGTGCTTCGTTTGTAAGCATTACAGCCGTAAAAAACACTGTGTGGCT